The following is a genomic window from candidate division KSB1 bacterium.
AATAATTTGATTGCCGGGCCTGAACTGTTATTCGATGGTGAAAAACTTGATCAACCCATCAAACTGGGCTCTCGAAAACATCTTTTTATTGATGATGCCCTCCTTGAAACAACCGGAGACGCTGAATTTGTTGTCAATCCTCCGCGTATGGAAGAAATTGTTTTAACAAATATCAAGGGACATATTCGAAAACATCTCAGTGTTGTTGAAGATAAAGACGGAAACATTCGTATCTATACCACGGTTGAGGATGACTATTTGGCTGTATGGATTTCAAAAGATGGAGTTCATTTTACAGCGCCTGATTTGCCGAACGGACACTATAAAGGTCGTACCAATATTGTCCTGCATAAAAATGTGGGCATGGGGATTGTCTTTACTGGATCCCCACGCGCCTGATGATGAACGCTATACAATATAAGCGACTATCACCGCAGGGCTGTTTCCATATTTTATTCCAAAGACGGTTTGAGTTTTGAACGCTATAAACAGCCTGTGCTTCCGTTCCGTTCGGGCTCGCAGGCCAATATTTATTATGATGATCAAAAACAGGTCTATACGACATTTCACCGATCAGATTTCGGCCGCACCCGGACCGGGGATACTCAGCGTGACTTTGTGATGACGGAAACAAAAGATTTATTACGACCCTGGCCGTTCACTCCTCTGACTCCGGCTGAAACAAAAGAAAGAGCCGAGGGAAAACGGATTGCTGAATACAGGCCCTGGTATCTTGATAACGGTCCTCTGACTCCCGGCGGTTTCTCTTTGGAATACCCCTGGATTTTTTCGCCAATCGACAGCCTGGACCCACGGGAAACGGATGTTTATATTCCCAAAGCTCATAAATACCCGTGGGCACCGGATACGTATGTGGCTTTTCCTGTGATGTATTTTCATTATGAGGAATCATTACCGGAAGAAAGAAGTATCCTTTTCGAGGAAAGCAGGCAGCTCGGCTCCGGGCCGCTTGAGACTCAATTTTCGGCAAGCCGCAACGGCGTTGACTGGCAACGATATCCAAGACCCGCATATGTCGGCATCGGCAGACATCAGGGGATTGATTTTGTAACCGCTTATATCGCCTACGGCATGGTAAAACGTGAGAATCAAATCTGGCAATATGTGTTCTGTGAACCGCATTATCATGCACCCTGGGTAAAATATGATGATAAAAGATCCGTGATCAGACTGGTTCAGAGACTTGACGGTTTTGTTTCACTCGATTCTCCTTATGAGAAAGAGACAACGGTTATCACAAAACCTTTGGTTTTTAAAGGCAACAGACTTGTCATCAATATTGATACCGAAGCGACGGGCTATGCACAAGTCGGATTATTGGATGAAAATGGAACCCCAATTGAGGGATTCGCCGTCGATGAATGCGTTTATATCAACGGAGATTTCCTGGGAAAAAGAAATAGAGTGGATGCAGAAAGGTAAAGATATATCCGAGCTCGCCGGAAAAACGGTACAGATTGTTCTTGAGATGAGAGGCTCAAAGTTATACGCTCTGCAGTTTACAAATGAATAATCTGAAATAATCTAAAAAGGTGTTCTGAATATGTTGAATCATAAAGTATTGCTTGCTGTCATTGTCTTTTTTTACGCAACTCTGTTATCCGCCCCCAAAGAGGACCATACTGTATCTCTTTGGCTGTTTGATGAACAATGCGATTTATATCCAAGTCAGGTTTTAGTGAACTGTTCGGAACATAATCTGCCGCTTGTACTCGGCCCGGGCGGAAGAATTGTTAAAGGCAAATTTGGAAATGCGCTCGAGCCCCTGATGCATCCTAAAGTTGTGCTGCCCGAGGGCCAGAAAAGATTCGGGCTTGTAAAGCTTGATCCTCCTCCGGGACGCACCGTTGCGCCTTTGACGTGGTACAATGCCGAATTTGCGGCGTTGATGACCAGCGGCGAAACGCATCTGCGCAAACAGGTCGGGTTTCAAAGCCCGGCGGCGACTGCAATGAATCTGGGCGATTTTGACTGGACCGTAGAATTCTGGTTTTATCCCAATCAGAATTCTGATAGCGGAACCGTTTTTGAAATTGGAGCCGGGCCCAGGGGGGAAAATGAAAAATTAACACGCCTCAGTCTGGATCTAAAGAACCGTTCATTTAGTTTCTTTAACCCAAAGATTCAAAGCGCGGTTACTCTGCCTACTGAGCTCACGTTTGAAACATGGCATCATGTTGCATTTGTGCATGTCGCTGATAACGACAAAATTCTCCATTTTGTGGATGGAGTATTATTGTCGACAGCGAATAACGTCACTATCGGGAAACTCAGACCTTCCTTTGCCGAAGATTATATGAGCATTGCCCGGGACGGTCTGTGGGAACATCCTCTGCAAGGCAAAATCGATGAATTGAGATTTTCGGATGATGTAATTTATACAAATGAGTTTAATCCGCCTGAAAGCTTTTCCAGTATTTATCAGGAAGGATACGTTGCGGATCAACTTGAAAAAGGCCCGCCTCTGTTGTTTGATGATGAATCCAGGGATGATACGCCGCTACAGCTGGGCGGCAGAAAACATCTGTTTATTGATGATGCGTTTCTTGAGACCGTCGGCGATGTCGAGTTTACGGTTAATCCTCCTGAAAAAAAAGAACTGGTAATTGGTAATGTTAAAGGCCGCTTTAGAAAACATTTAACCGTTATCGAAGATGAGGATGGATTGATCCGCATCTATAATTCCGTCCAGGATGATTATATGATTGTTCATACATCCAGAGACGGCGTAAATTTTAAAGCTCCCAATACCGGTACAAGTCATGGCGGCTGGGATAATATTGTGATTCCCGAACGTGTTGGCGGTAAAGGCACTCCTTTTATCGATCCGAACGGCAAAGGCGATCATAAATGGAAATATATATCCAGTTATCATAATCGCGGGGTTTATCTTTATACCTCTGCGGACGGCTGGAGCTGGAGCCGCCGGAAAATGGCTTTAATTCCTTTTAGAAGTGGCACGCAATCCTGTACATTTTATGATGACCAGCGGCAGATGTATGTTTCAACCCACCGGACCGGTATATTTCATACACCGGGCGGCGCCACTCAAAGAAGTACAGTCATTACTCAAACTGAGAATCTGTACAAGCCTGTCAAATATGAACCTCTAAGCCAAATGGACTATTGGGAACTGGATAAAAAATACCGACTGCGCGAACCACAGCCCTGGTGGCTTGATAACGGTCCGCTGACTCCCGGTGATTTTGGGTTGGAATTTCCGCATGCCTTTGATCCAACCGGGGACGATCCCGTTGGAATGGATATTTATATAACCAAAGCTATAAAGTACGAGTATGCTCCGGATACGTATCTCTCGTTTCCGATCACTTATTTTCATTATGAAAAAGATGGGCCGCTGACACGACAGATATTATACGATTCGACTCGACTGCGAGGAGAAGGACCAATTGAAACCCAGATCGCTGTGAGTCGCAATGGGCTGGACTGGAAACGGTATTATCAACCCGCGTATGTTCCCATTGGAAAACATAAAGGAATTGATGTAAAGATGGCCTATATCGCGCAGGGTATGGTCAGGCGTGGAGATGAACTGTGGCAGCATTATTGGGCTGAACCGCATTATCATGGGCCCTGGGTAACGTATGATGACAAGAGAGCGGTATTTCGATTGGTGCAACGATTGGACGGATTCATATCGATTGACAGTCCGTATGAAAAAGAAGCCGTGATCAAGACAAAGCCGTTTGTTTTTGAGGGAAACCGGCTTGTTCTTAATATTGACACCGATGCGGTAGGGTATACTCAGGTTGGTTTTGTGGATGAGCATGATAATCCGATTCAAGGCTTTTCAGTGGATGATTGTGTTTACATCAATGGTGACTTTATTAAAGAAAAAGCTGAATGGATTCAAAATCGCGAGGAATTTACAGATGTGAGTATTGGCGAAGGTGAATCCACTGAAATATTGGAAAAAGTAAAGACGACAAAAGATGTTTCTCCGCTTGAAGGTAAAGTGGTAAAACTTGTTTTTCGAATGAGAGGGTCAAAACTCTATTCTCTGCAGTTTACAAATAAATAATCTGAAATAATCTAAAAAGGTGTTCTGAATATGTTGAATTATAAAGTATTGCTTGCTGTCATTGTCTTTTTTTACGCAACTCTGTTATCCGCCCCCAAAGAGGATCATACTGTATCTCTCTGGCTGTTTGATGAACAATGCGATTTATATCCAAGTCAGGTTTTAGAAAACAGTTCGGAACATAATTTGCCGCTTGTACTCGGCCCGGGCGGAAGAATTGTTAAAGGTAAATTTGGAAATGCGTTCGAGCCCCTGATGCATCCTAAAGTTGAGCTGCCCGAGGGTGAAAAAAAGTTCGGGCTTGTAAAGCTTGATCCTCCTCCGGGACGCACCGTTGCGCCTTTGACGTGGTACAATGCCGAGTTTTCGGCGTTGATGACAAGCGGCGAAACGCATCTGCGCAAAGAGGTCGGGTTCCAAAGCCCGGCGGCGACTGCAATGAATCTGGGCGATTTTGACTGGACCGTAGAATTCTGGTTTTATCCCAATCAGAATTCTGATATTGGAACGGTCTTTGAAATTGGCGCCGGACCCAGGGGGGAAAATGAAAAATTGACACGTCTCAGTCTGGATCTAAAGAACCGTTCATTTAATTTCTTTAACCCAAAGATTCAAAGCGCGGTTACTCTGCCTACTGAGCTCACGTTTGAAACATGGCATCATGTTGCATTTGTGCATTTCGCTGATAACGACAAGATTCTCCATTTTGTAGATGGAAAATTATTGTCGACAGCGAATAACGTCACTATCGGGAAACTCGAGCCTTCCTTTGCCGAAGATTATATGAGCATTGCCCGGGACGGTCTGTGGGAACATCCTCTGCAAGGTAAAATTGATGAATTGAGATTTTCGGATGATGTAATTTATACAAATGAGTTTAATCCGCCTGAAAGCTTTTCCAGTATTTATCAGGAAGGATACGTTGCGGATCAACTTGAAAAAGGCCCGCCTCTGTTGTTTGATGATGAATCCAGGGATGATACGCCGCTACAGCTGGGCGGCAGAAAACATCTGTTTATTGATGATGCGTTTCTTGAGACCGTCGGCGATGTCGAGTTTACGGTTAATCCCCCTGAAAAAAAGAACTGGTAATGGGTAATATTAAAGGCCCCTTTAGAAAACATTTAACCGTTATCGAAGATGAGGATGGATTAATCCGCATCTATAATTCCGCCCATGACGATTTTATGATTGTTCATACATCCAGAGACGGCGTAAATTTTAAAGCTCCCAATACCGGTACAAGCTATCGCGGCAGGGATAATATTGTGATTCCCGAACGTGTTGGCGGTAAAGGCACTCCTTTTATCGATCCGAACGGCAAAGGCGATCATAAATGGAAATATATATCCAGTTATCATAACCGCGGTGTTTACCTTTATACCTCTGCGGACGGCTGGAGCTGGAGCCGCCGGAAAATGGCTTTAATTCCTTTTAGAAGTGGCACGCAATCCTGTACATTTTATGATGACCAGCGGCAGATGTATGTTTCAACCCACCGGACCGGTATATTTCATACACCGGGCGGCGCCACTCGAAGAAGTACAGTCATTACTCAAACTGAGAATCTGTACAAGCCTGTCAAATATGAACCTCTAAGCCAAAATGACTATTGGGAACTGGATAAAAAATACCGACTGCGCGAACCACAGCCCTGGTGGCTTGACAATGGTCCGTTGACCCCCGGTGATTTTGGGTTGGAATTTCCGCATGCCTTTGATCCAACCGGGGACGATCCCGTTGGAATGGATATTTATGTAACCAAAGCTATAAAGTACGAGTATGCTCCGGATACGTATATCTCGTTTCCGATCACTTATTTTCATTATGAAGAAGATGGACCGCTGACACGACAGATATTAATAGATTCGACTCGACTGCGGGGAGCCGGACCAATTGAAACCCAGATCGCTGTGAGTCGCAATGGGCTGGACTGGAAACGGTATTATCAACCCGCGTATGTTCCCATTGGAAAACATGGGGGGATTGATGTAAAGACCGCCTATATCGCACAGGGTATGGTCAGGCGTGGAAATGAACTGTGGCAGTATTATTTTGCTGAACCGCATTATCATTCCGCCTGGGTAAAATATGATGACAAGAGAGCGGTATTTCGACTGGTGCAACGATTAGACGGATTCATATCAATTGACAGTCCGTATGAAAAAGAAGCCGTGATCAAGACAAAGCCGTTTGTTTTTGAAGGAAACCGGCTGGTCCTTAATATTGACACCGATGCGGTAGGGTATACTCAGGTTGGTTTTGTGGATGAGCATGATAATCCGATTCAAGGCTTTTCAGTGGATGATTGTGTTTACATCAATGGTGACTTTATTAAAGAAAAAGCTGAATGGATTCAAAATCGCGAGGAATTTACAGATGTGAGTATTGGCGAGGGTGAATCGACTGAAATATTGGAAAAAGTAAAGACGACAAAAGATGTTTCTCCGCTTGAAGGTAAAGTGGTAAAACTTGTTTTTCGAATGAGAGGGTCAAAACTCTATTCTATGCAGTTTTTGAACGAGTAAAAGGCCGGTCTATATTTTTAATGTCTAAAGGAGCATCAAGTGAACGTATTTTATTTATCAGTTATAGTTTTTCTTTTTTCGACCAGTCTTGCGGCACAATCATTAAAGATTGAGCATAAAATAGCCGCTGTTCAAAAAAACTATTTTCATGGTTGGCCTGCTAATAATGGTGTCTGGGTTTGGGGGGATGAAATATTGGTCGGGTTTACACAGGTAGAATATGCAAAAGCTGATGGACATAATATAAAAGAAAATGCTCCTTTTAAAAGTCTGTTGACCCGAAGTAAAGATGGTGGAAAAACATGGACGATGTTTGATCCCGAAAATTATGTTGGTGATGGCGGCACAAAATCAAAATTACAAGACCCCGTTAATTTCAAACATGAAAATTTTGCAATGCGGATATTGGGTTCAACTTATCACGGTAATAACGATCCAGACGGAGCTTTCTATTATTCTTATGATAAAGGAAATACATGGAACGGTCCTTTTTACCTTGGTGATATTCATAAGCATAAAAGATTTGAGGCCCGCATCCTTACTCCAAGAACGGATTACATTGCATTAAGTGAAAAAGAATGTTTAATCTTTATTACGTCCCGAATTGATGGTACCGGATTATCCGATGATATTTCGGTTATCAAAACAAATGACGGCGGTTTGACTTTTAAATTAATCTCACCCTGGGTCGTCCCTTGTGAAGATCCATATCGAAATGCAATGCCCAATACAGTTCAACTGGATAAAGATGAAATGGTTATGGTTGCAAGGCGAAGAAATATATCTGATAGAAACCAATGCTGGATTGATGCCTACAAATCGGATGATGGCGGATATTCGTGGAGATTTACAAGCAAGGTTGGCGATACAGGAGAACACAACGGTAATCCTCCCGCTCTGGTTAAACTTGATGACGGCAGATTATGTGCAATATACGGAAACCGAACAACACTTCAGATACTTGGAAGATACAGCAATGATCATGGAGAAACCTGGGAACCCGAATTTGTTATTCGGGATGATTTTATCAGAACAGAAACCGGAAGAATGAGAGACCTCGGTTATCCAAGAATTGTTCAAACCAAAGAAGGCAATGTGGTTGCAATATATTATTGGGCGACAGAGGAGAATCCGCAGCAGCATATCGCTGCATCAATCTGGAAGCCATAAGTAGCATGTTTATGAATGTTGTGAATTTTTTGGAGTGCTGCTGAAAATAAGAAACAGCACTTATGAGTATAAAATTCGGGAATCAAGTTCATGAAAAATCTATCAAAAAGTATAATAGTTATAGTAATTTTGTTTTTGAATGTCGGGATCCATGCTGAAAAAAAATATCCGCTATCAATAAAAGAAAGCAAAAACGAGCCGGTTAAATATATTGGAAACCGTCAAACGAACAAATATTTCTATGATGGAAAATTACCGCATGCCGCCGGGGTACATACTTTTCAGGTTTTTAGAGCCAACCGTTCAAATCCGACAGAGGGCGGCTTGATCGGTTGGACATACAGCCATGCTCCGATGTTGGCATTTTGGAACGGTAAATTTTATCTGCAGTATTTAAGTAACTTGAAAGAAGAACACGGCGCTCCCGGCAGAACTTTGATTGCTGCTTCGGAAAACGGAACTGACTGGACTAATCCTCAAGTTGTTTTTCCTGTTTATTCGCTCCCCGAGATTGATGCCGGATTTGGATACATACCGAAAGGTATGGCTTCTGTGATGCATCAGCGTATGGGATTTTATGTGGCGCCAAACGGCAAACTTTTAACAATAGGGTTTTACAGTTATTGTGCCACACCCAGACATAGCCCGAACCTGGGGCAAGGACTGGGAAGAGTTGTCAGAGAAATCTATAAAGATGGCTCTTTCGGTCCGATTTACTTTATTCGATATAACCGGCATGCCGGATGGAATGAAACCAATACGGATTACCCGTTCTACAAAGAAAGTGATGACCCGGCATTTCTCAAGGCATGTGAGGATTTACTTGCCGATAAACTGGCGACTCTGCAATGGTGGGAAATGGATAGAGCTAAAGATGGCTTTTACAATATTGATAGGGGCAAACATGAAATTAAGGCGCTTTGTTATTATAAACGACCTGATGATGTCGTTGTTGGTTTATGGAAACATAATCTTGCGGCTCTGAGTTCCGATACCGGTGAGACCTGGACAAGTATCAGCACTTGTCCCACTCTAAAAACCTGCGGGGCAAAAGTGTGGGGCCAGAGAACGAAAGATAACAGATACGCTCTGGTTTATAACCATTCGGCTTCGTTAAGAAATCGATTTCCACTTGTTATTATTACCGGTAACGATGGGCATCATTTTGATGATATGCTTTGTATTAATGGGCAGGTACCGCCGATGAGATATCAGGGTATTCATAAAGGTTTAGGGCCACAATATATTCGCGGGATTGTGCCTGGTAATGGTAATCCGGCGGGGAATGATATCTGGATCACCTACAGTGTTAACAAGGAAGATATTTGGATATCAAAAATCAAGGTTCCCGTCACCGGAATTGCTGATGAGCATATTAACGAATCATTCGATGATATCAATGAGATAGCCGATTTAGCAGAGTGGAGTTTCTATGTTCCTAAATGGGCCCCGGCGGAAATTGCATCAAAGAAGCAGCAATCTGCCGATAACGTTCTAAGATTAACGGACGAAGAACCTTACGATTATCTGCGAGTTGAAAAGCTCATTCCCGAGAGCAAAAAGCTTTCAGTTAAATTCAGCATCAAACAAGTCCTGCTCGGTTCCGCCAAGTTGGAATTTGAAATTCATGACATAAAAGGCAAAAGACCACTGCGTCTTCTCTTTTCAGAAGAGTGGCTTATGTTCGATAGAGGTCCTCTGGAAATTGATCCTGTTAAATATTCAGTCGGAGACTGGCGGCATATCGAGTTAAAACTGAATTGTGAAACTCAATCTTATGATGTCTATTTAGATAAAGCGTTGGTCAAAGAAAAAATCCCTTTTGCTGTTAAAACAGAATCTTTGCAGCGAATTGTTTTTAGAACCGGACCCTGGCGCGGTGACGTCAGACCTTTCATCGTTAATGGAGAACCTGGTAATCCGGGTTTGTACCAGGAAGATTTGCCGGGCGCTGATTTTAAAACAGGCGCAAGCATTTTTGAAATTGATAATATTCAGACCACAATGGATGAGGCTATTAAAAGCGGAGAATGAAATGATAAATCGATTTTATAAACAAGGACAAAAACTTGATGTAGCGGGACTTAATGAAATAACGGTTTTGATTGATAGAAGTGAAACTGAATTAACTGAAATCGGTTGGAATTGCTGGACACCAAACCAGGATGGCCCCCCTCATAAACATAATGATAAAAGCCAGATATTTTATGTAACGAATGGAGTCGGTAAAATTCATTTGGGCAAAGATGTGTTTGATGCCAAACCGGGTTCACTCGCTTATGTACCTGCCGGATTGGTACATCAGACCATTACAACAACAGAGGAACGCTTGTGTTATATTCTTTTCAACGTATTCCTGAATCCGGATAAAGAAGGACACTCTACTTTTGCAGACCATATTGAAAAAGTTAAACAAATCAGAAAGCAGCAAGCTGTCTCAGGAAAAGTTGATACTGATAATGAAAAAACAAATTTTGAACCAGGACCGGGAAAATTTTACAAAGATCTTTTTTCATTTATAAAAAAAGATACTGCACATTTAAAAACAACTTTAATGGATGCAAAAGCAAACCGTATTCAAATGAAATTGCTATCATATCCTTGCGGTCAATCAATTCGTAATATTAAAGACAACTCTGTTGAGCAGACATTTTTTGTTTTGCGAGGAGAAGCTCTAGTAACCGTTGAAAATGATACTATAGAGAACGTAAATGCAGGAAATATTTTCTTTACACCGAGGGATACAGCATACGATATTAAAGCCGGCAATGAAGACATGTTGTGCTTGTGTCTGAGTGCTTTTACTGACTGAAATTAAATTTGAACGAGAGTAATAATGAATAATCAATTTGTGACCGAAATACTTGATGGAAAAGGATTCCACGTGAATAAAAGTCGATTCAAATATGTGATATAGTCAGCAATTAATGACAGAATTTTAGAGTTGGGTGTGAACATTATAATATATATGGGAGAAAAACAGATACTAAAAGCGGGTCATTTGCTAATCAATATAGTTCTTGTATCTTTAACAAGCGAGCCGCAGGATGTTAAACTTTAGTTGCCACCTGGAAACCAACACAAATTCGGAGAAGTTTTTATGAAATCAAAACTTGCACTCTTTATTTTATTAGCTGCAGTTTATTCTTTTGCTCAGGTAAAAGGACCTGCAACCCGACTTGTTGAACGTGATGGATATTCACAAATATTCTTTATTGCCAAAGACGGCTCTGATGAGATGAATAGAGGAACAAAGGATAATCCTTTTAAAACCATTCAATGTGCAGTATCAAACGTCAAAAATGCAACTGGATCAAATAGAATTGCACTATTTGTTTCTAAAGGGATATATGATGGAGAGACAATTGCTCTGAAACCGTTTGTCGATTTATATGGAGGCTTTAATCGTGAATCCTGGGAAAGAGATGTTGGATTATACCCCACTGAAATCAACATTAAAAACGAGCAAAGAGCAATCATAGCAGATGATAACTGCATTATAGATGGGTTCGTCATAAGCAACTCGGAATATCGTGGAAAAGGAGCCGCTATATATTGTGATGGCGCTTCACCCACAATTTCGAATAACAAATTTATTCATAATAAATCCCTAAAGCCCCTTGACTGGAATCCGGAATACTGGCATGAAACGGCAAATGACGGCGGGGCAATCTACGGTAAGGATGGCGCCGCACCTTTGATCAAGAATAATTTGTTTGCTCATAACAAAACTGAAAACGGAAGAGGCGCTGCCATTGCTTTCGATAACCAATGTGATCCTCAGATTCTCAATAATGTTTTCTTAAAAAATGAGAGCGGATTGGATGATCCCATGAGGAGCAGTGACGGCGGCGCTGTTTCGATTTTTCGTTGGAGTAAAGGGTTGATTGACGGAAATATTTTCCTTGGCAACTATGCTGGTTCCGAAAATGATGCCGGTGCTGTTTTTATTGCTTTATGGAGTTCGACCCTTGTTAGAAATAATATATTTGTTGATAATGAATGCACCGATGATGCCGGTGCTTTGTTCGTCGGTGGACAAGAGCACAGGTATGATGCACCGCTTGACCCATACCCGCGCCGGGAAAACTTTTACGTTACAATCGAGAATAATGTTTTCATCGCCAATCGAAATCCGTCCATGAACTCAGGCGCCATGCGCTTTACCATGGAAAGCAGAGGCGAGTTTGTCAATAATATTGTTGCACAGAACAGCGGGATTTATTTTCAAAGAAGCGAAACCGAGATCAGAAACAATGTTATATTGGACAACATGCTTGTCATTGAAACCAAGGATTACCTGGACAAAACAGTAATTAGAAACAATATCATCTGGGCTGATTTTGTTTTGCAGGAAACCGTTGCAGAGATTCACGATAATTATATGCTGCAGGCGGAAAAATTCAAAGGGAATAAAAATGAATTCCCGGATTTTTTGACAACGGAATTAATTTATCTGTTTTGTCGGCCCGAAAGGCTGAGCATTATTCCGAACTGGTTATTCAAGATGAGAAGGAACTTTTACCCGAAAAAATATCAGATCGGATCGTCAATGCTGGAGGCCGTTGGGGGGTGGTAAAGGATTATGACAACCATATTCTGCGAGTGTGGGGAGATTTTCCCCGTGTTACATCATTAAATATACTGCCAACATTTACTTTGAATCATTAACGGAGGAATGCTATGTATTTGAAAAACTTGAAAAGTATCGTTTTTATTATTCTGATAACCTGCTCGTCATTAGCAATCGCTCAGCAGAGCTTTGTGGATTCAAACTATACACCGCAAAGGATAAACAAATGCATTGAACTGTTCAATGCGGGACAGCCGGTCTATTATAAAGGCGCTCAAACCACCGGCGGTTATGAGGAAGGCGTGAAAATGGCGCAGACCTGGGCGGATTATATTGTTTATAATATGGAACATCGTCCGCTTGATTTCTCACGTTTGCGGGATTTCATGCGCGGACTGGTAGACGGAGGCCCCACGCCAAGCGGACATAGAACACCCACTGTGGTCGTTGTCGTACCGGTGCTTGGTACTGATACGGTTTCGTTTATGGGAAGCTCCTGGATTGTTCAGCAAGCATTGGCAACAGGTGTCCACGGTGTTCATTTACCGCGCGCCCGGGATCCAAAGGCAGTTTTAAAATACGTTCAAACTGCACGTTATCCTGTTCACAAGCAAAAAATCGATGTGATCGGAGAAGGATTGCGCGGCTGGGGAAGCCATGGATTTGCCGCATGGGTTTGGGGGCTTGATGAGGAAGAATACTTGAAAAAAGCCGACGTTTGGCCGCTAAATCCGAACGGTGAAATAATGCTGGGTGTAAAGATTGAAGACCCGCACGCCCTGAGTCATGCAAAAGAAACATTACAAATACCCGG
Proteins encoded in this region:
- a CDS encoding aldolase/citrate lyase family protein, which gives rise to MYLKNLKSIVFIILITCSSLAIAQQSFVDSNYTPQRINKCIELFNAGQPVYYKGAQTTGGYEEGVKMAQTWADYIVYNMEHRPLDFSRLRDFMRGLVDGGPTPSGHRTPTVVVVVPVLGTDTVSFMGSSWIVQQALATGVHGVHLPRARDPKAVLKYVQTARYPVHKQKIDVIGEGLRGWGSHGFAAWVWGLDEEEYLKKADVWPLNPNGEIMLGVKIEDPHALSHAKETLQIPGLAFAEHGPRDFGFSLGYLEGRADPPVPEGVAEAGDRVLALCKKNGLYFLDNVLPDNVKKRVDKGVMIGAGSNKQAAQVGRVYTKREMPW